One Lucilia cuprina isolate Lc7/37 chromosome 4, ASM2204524v1, whole genome shotgun sequence DNA segment encodes these proteins:
- the LOC111684593 gene encoding uncharacterized protein CG45076-like isoform X3 produces the protein MVYESGFTTRRTYSSRPVVTSYAVSYPVVTKVSRTFREETGRIRNRAQSLMRDLHTPVVRRARSMTPFPVTGYEPTTDVAFDAYVSRITNPVRHIAKEVHRMSMYPEPAHKYVGKSHLASVRICGDKAYNVRRPLYDTDRVRTDINLLSWYLRHPTVKKEKMIKEQVESVDTDPELDPHRPSRKFSAPRPLEDPIDDETKEKQRLRQERLMTVNEEELDLVELEKKKAQRADEAKRREQKALEEEVKRKAEEAAERKAKEEAARKAEEAARIEEEERKRKEEEEEMKRLAEIEKQAEEALKAAQEAEKKALEEEEKRKAAEEEKKRLEEEAKLAEEARLAEEARLAEEARLAEEARLAEEVKKAEEAKQAEEAARKAEEVARLAEEQRIREEEINRLAEIEKLAEEEREGELARQAAELAEIARQEAEIAAQELQNIQQTEQAEATAEEPIVEEPIVEEPATPEVQHEPTIDLNISGGDADVVDATTEEETEEE, from the exons TACCCTGTAGTAACCAAGGTATCTCGC ACGTTCCGCGAGGAAACCGGCAGAATACGTAATAGAGCTCAATCGCTTATGCGTGACTTGCACACACCTGTAGTACGTCGTGCACGCAGTATGACACCATTCCCAGTGACTGG CTATGAACCCACTACTGATGTAGCTTTCGATGCTTACGTATCCCGCATCACTAATCCTGTGCGCCACATTGCCAAGGAAGTGCACAGAATGTCGATGTATCCAGAACCCGCTCATAAATATGTTG gcAAAAGTCATCTCGCTTCGGTAAGGATTTGTGGCGATAAAGCTTACAATGTTAGAAGACCTCTGTATGATACCGATAGAGTACGCACTGATATTAATCTTTTGTCATGGTACTTGAGACACCCCACAGTCAAGAAAGAGAAAATGATCAAAGAACAAGTGGAGAGTGTCGATACAG ACCCCGAATTGGATCCTCATCGCCCAAGTAGAAAATTCTCTGCTCCCAGACCATTAGAAGATCCCATTGATGATGAAACTAAGGAAAAACAACGTTTACGCCAGGAACGTCTCATGACAGTTAATGAAGAGGAACTTGACCTTGTAGAATTGGAGAAGAAGAAGGCACAACGTGCTGACGAAGCTAAACGTCGTGAGCAGAA agcTTTGGAAGAGGAAGTTAAACGTAAAGCCGAAGAAGCTGCTGAACGCAAAGCTAAAGAAGAGGCTGCCAGAAAAGCAGAAGAAGCTGCACGTATAGAGGAAGAAGAACGTAAACGCAAAGAAGAAGAGGAAGAAATGAAACGTTTGGCTGAAATCGAAAAACAAGCTGAGGAAGCTCTCAAAGCAGCACAAGAAGCTGAAAAGAA aGCCcttgaagaagaagaaaaacgtAAGGCTGCCGAAGAGGAGAAAAAACGTCTAGAAGAGGAGGCTAAATTAGCCGAAGAGGCTAGACTAGCTGAAGAAGCTAGATTAGCAGAAGAGGCTAGATTAGCCGAAGAAGCTAGACTTGCTGAAGAGGTCAAAAAAGCTGAGGAGGCTAAACAAGCAGAAGAAGCTGCCCGTAAGGCTGAAGAAGTTGCTCGTCTCGCCGAAGAGCAACGTATTCGTGAAGAAGAAATCAACAGATTGGCTGAAATTGAAAAACTTGCCGAAGAAGAACGGGAAGGTGAATTGGCCCGTCAAGCAGCTGAATTAGCTGAAATTGCTAGACAAGAAGCTGAAATTGCTGCTCAAGAACtacaaaatattcaacaaacTGAACAAGCAGAAGCAACTGCCGAAGAACCAATTGTAGAAGAACCAATTGTAGAAGAACCTGCCACTCCAGAAGTTCAACATGAGCCAACCATTGACTTGAATATAAGTGGTGGTGACGCTGATGTTGTCGATGCCACTACCGAAGAGGAAACGGAAGAGGAATAA
- the LOC111684593 gene encoding uncharacterized protein CG45076-like isoform X2 has translation MVYESGFTTRRTYSSRPVVTSYAVSYPVVTKVSRVYKSSYPIYSTSSYTRGTRVISSPVRVVTSPARVFTRVIRSPSPVRVSRTTTTRVITSPERISSYTYTTPTTYSSSYIPSTTYYSSYTPYVSSYTPRYISSYTPSTYVYSSPSYLYSSPVTRVYSRSLTPVRVTTSPVRVTPSYLKRTLPGYGARALTNYLSTEPFTTFREETGRIRNRAQSLMRDLHTPVVRRARSMTPFPVTGYEPTTDVAFDAYVSRITNPVRHIAKEVHRMSMYPEPAHKYVDPELDPHRPSRKFSAPRPLEDPIDDETKEKQRLRQERLMTVNEEELDLVELEKKKAQRADEAKRREQKALEEEVKRKAEEAAERKAKEEAARKAEEAARIEEEERKRKEEEEEMKRLAEIEKQAEEALKAAQEAEKKALEEEEKRKAAEEEKKRLEEEAKLAEEARLAEEARLAEEARLAEEARLAEEVKKAEEAKQAEEAARKAEEVARLAEEQRIREEEINRLAEIEKLAEEEREGELARQAAELAEIARQEAEIAAQELQNIQQTEQAEATAEEPIVEEPIVEEPATPEVQHEPTIDLNISGGDADVVDATTEEETEEE, from the exons TACCCTGTAGTAACCAAGGTATCTCGC GTGTACAAATCGAGTTATCCGATATACTCGACATCAAGCTATACTCGTGGAACCCGTGTAATTTCATCGCCAGTTCGAGTTGTGACTTCCCCAGCTCGTGTATTCACACGTGTAATTCGTTCACCATCACCAGTTCGTGTGAGTCGCACGACAACTACTCGTGTTATTACATCGCCAGAGCGTATATCTTCTTACACTTACACTACACCAACGACATATTCTTCGTCCTATATCCCATCGACCACTTATTATTCGTCTTATACCCCATATGTTTCGTCTTATACACCGAGATACATTTCGTCTTATACACCATCGACCTATGTCTACTCATCACCATCATATTTGTACTCGTCGCCAGTGACTCGTGTCTACTCACGTTCCTTGACTCCCGTGAGAGTAACAACTTCTCCAGTACGTGTAACTCCCTCATATTTGAAGAGAACTCTGCCCGGTTATGGTGCCCGCGCACTAACCAATTACCTCAGCACTGAACCCTTCACT ACGTTCCGCGAGGAAACCGGCAGAATACGTAATAGAGCTCAATCGCTTATGCGTGACTTGCACACACCTGTAGTACGTCGTGCACGCAGTATGACACCATTCCCAGTGACTGG CTATGAACCCACTACTGATGTAGCTTTCGATGCTTACGTATCCCGCATCACTAATCCTGTGCGCCACATTGCCAAGGAAGTGCACAGAATGTCGATGTATCCAGAACCCGCTCATAAATATGTTG ACCCCGAATTGGATCCTCATCGCCCAAGTAGAAAATTCTCTGCTCCCAGACCATTAGAAGATCCCATTGATGATGAAACTAAGGAAAAACAACGTTTACGCCAGGAACGTCTCATGACAGTTAATGAAGAGGAACTTGACCTTGTAGAATTGGAGAAGAAGAAGGCACAACGTGCTGACGAAGCTAAACGTCGTGAGCAGAA agcTTTGGAAGAGGAAGTTAAACGTAAAGCCGAAGAAGCTGCTGAACGCAAAGCTAAAGAAGAGGCTGCCAGAAAAGCAGAAGAAGCTGCACGTATAGAGGAAGAAGAACGTAAACGCAAAGAAGAAGAGGAAGAAATGAAACGTTTGGCTGAAATCGAAAAACAAGCTGAGGAAGCTCTCAAAGCAGCACAAGAAGCTGAAAAGAA aGCCcttgaagaagaagaaaaacgtAAGGCTGCCGAAGAGGAGAAAAAACGTCTAGAAGAGGAGGCTAAATTAGCCGAAGAGGCTAGACTAGCTGAAGAAGCTAGATTAGCAGAAGAGGCTAGATTAGCCGAAGAAGCTAGACTTGCTGAAGAGGTCAAAAAAGCTGAGGAGGCTAAACAAGCAGAAGAAGCTGCCCGTAAGGCTGAAGAAGTTGCTCGTCTCGCCGAAGAGCAACGTATTCGTGAAGAAGAAATCAACAGATTGGCTGAAATTGAAAAACTTGCCGAAGAAGAACGGGAAGGTGAATTGGCCCGTCAAGCAGCTGAATTAGCTGAAATTGCTAGACAAGAAGCTGAAATTGCTGCTCAAGAACtacaaaatattcaacaaacTGAACAAGCAGAAGCAACTGCCGAAGAACCAATTGTAGAAGAACCAATTGTAGAAGAACCTGCCACTCCAGAAGTTCAACATGAGCCAACCATTGACTTGAATATAAGTGGTGGTGACGCTGATGTTGTCGATGCCACTACCGAAGAGGAAACGGAAGAGGAATAA
- the LOC111684593 gene encoding uncharacterized protein CG45076-like isoform X4 encodes MVYESGFTTRRTYSSRPVVTSYAVSYPVVTKVSRVYKSSYPIYSTSSYTRGTRVISSPVRVVTSPARVFTRVIRSPSPVRVSRTTTTRVITSPERISSYTYTTPTTYSSSYIPSTTYYSSYTPYVSSYTPRYISSYTPSTYVYSSPSYLYSSPVTRVYSRSLTPVRVTTSPVRVTPSYLKRTLPGYGARALTNYLSTEPFTTFREETGRIRNRAQSLMRDLHTPVVRRARSMTPFPVTGYEPTTDVAFDAYVSRITNPVRHIAKEVHRMSMYPEPAHKYVGKSHLASVRICGDKAYNVRRPLYDTDRVRTDINLLSWYLRHPTVKKEKMIKEQVESVDTVCSAEVEA; translated from the exons TACCCTGTAGTAACCAAGGTATCTCGC GTGTACAAATCGAGTTATCCGATATACTCGACATCAAGCTATACTCGTGGAACCCGTGTAATTTCATCGCCAGTTCGAGTTGTGACTTCCCCAGCTCGTGTATTCACACGTGTAATTCGTTCACCATCACCAGTTCGTGTGAGTCGCACGACAACTACTCGTGTTATTACATCGCCAGAGCGTATATCTTCTTACACTTACACTACACCAACGACATATTCTTCGTCCTATATCCCATCGACCACTTATTATTCGTCTTATACCCCATATGTTTCGTCTTATACACCGAGATACATTTCGTCTTATACACCATCGACCTATGTCTACTCATCACCATCATATTTGTACTCGTCGCCAGTGACTCGTGTCTACTCACGTTCCTTGACTCCCGTGAGAGTAACAACTTCTCCAGTACGTGTAACTCCCTCATATTTGAAGAGAACTCTGCCCGGTTATGGTGCCCGCGCACTAACCAATTACCTCAGCACTGAACCCTTCACT ACGTTCCGCGAGGAAACCGGCAGAATACGTAATAGAGCTCAATCGCTTATGCGTGACTTGCACACACCTGTAGTACGTCGTGCACGCAGTATGACACCATTCCCAGTGACTGG CTATGAACCCACTACTGATGTAGCTTTCGATGCTTACGTATCCCGCATCACTAATCCTGTGCGCCACATTGCCAAGGAAGTGCACAGAATGTCGATGTATCCAGAACCCGCTCATAAATATGTTG gcAAAAGTCATCTCGCTTCGGTAAGGATTTGTGGCGATAAAGCTTACAATGTTAGAAGACCTCTGTATGATACCGATAGAGTACGCACTGATATTAATCTTTTGTCATGGTACTTGAGACACCCCACAGTCAAGAAAGAGAAAATGATCAAAGAACAAGTGGAGAGTGTCGATACAG TATGTTCTGCTGAGGTTGAGGCCTAA
- the LOC111684593 gene encoding uncharacterized protein CG45076-like isoform X1, whose amino-acid sequence MVYESGFTTRRTYSSRPVVTSYAVSYPVVTKVSRVYKSSYPIYSTSSYTRGTRVISSPVRVVTSPARVFTRVIRSPSPVRVSRTTTTRVITSPERISSYTYTTPTTYSSSYIPSTTYYSSYTPYVSSYTPRYISSYTPSTYVYSSPSYLYSSPVTRVYSRSLTPVRVTTSPVRVTPSYLKRTLPGYGARALTNYLSTEPFTTFREETGRIRNRAQSLMRDLHTPVVRRARSMTPFPVTGYEPTTDVAFDAYVSRITNPVRHIAKEVHRMSMYPEPAHKYVGKSHLASVRICGDKAYNVRRPLYDTDRVRTDINLLSWYLRHPTVKKEKMIKEQVESVDTDPELDPHRPSRKFSAPRPLEDPIDDETKEKQRLRQERLMTVNEEELDLVELEKKKAQRADEAKRREQKALEEEVKRKAEEAAERKAKEEAARKAEEAARIEEEERKRKEEEEEMKRLAEIEKQAEEALKAAQEAEKKALEEEEKRKAAEEEKKRLEEEAKLAEEARLAEEARLAEEARLAEEARLAEEVKKAEEAKQAEEAARKAEEVARLAEEQRIREEEINRLAEIEKLAEEEREGELARQAAELAEIARQEAEIAAQELQNIQQTEQAEATAEEPIVEEPIVEEPATPEVQHEPTIDLNISGGDADVVDATTEEETEEE is encoded by the exons TACCCTGTAGTAACCAAGGTATCTCGC GTGTACAAATCGAGTTATCCGATATACTCGACATCAAGCTATACTCGTGGAACCCGTGTAATTTCATCGCCAGTTCGAGTTGTGACTTCCCCAGCTCGTGTATTCACACGTGTAATTCGTTCACCATCACCAGTTCGTGTGAGTCGCACGACAACTACTCGTGTTATTACATCGCCAGAGCGTATATCTTCTTACACTTACACTACACCAACGACATATTCTTCGTCCTATATCCCATCGACCACTTATTATTCGTCTTATACCCCATATGTTTCGTCTTATACACCGAGATACATTTCGTCTTATACACCATCGACCTATGTCTACTCATCACCATCATATTTGTACTCGTCGCCAGTGACTCGTGTCTACTCACGTTCCTTGACTCCCGTGAGAGTAACAACTTCTCCAGTACGTGTAACTCCCTCATATTTGAAGAGAACTCTGCCCGGTTATGGTGCCCGCGCACTAACCAATTACCTCAGCACTGAACCCTTCACT ACGTTCCGCGAGGAAACCGGCAGAATACGTAATAGAGCTCAATCGCTTATGCGTGACTTGCACACACCTGTAGTACGTCGTGCACGCAGTATGACACCATTCCCAGTGACTGG CTATGAACCCACTACTGATGTAGCTTTCGATGCTTACGTATCCCGCATCACTAATCCTGTGCGCCACATTGCCAAGGAAGTGCACAGAATGTCGATGTATCCAGAACCCGCTCATAAATATGTTG gcAAAAGTCATCTCGCTTCGGTAAGGATTTGTGGCGATAAAGCTTACAATGTTAGAAGACCTCTGTATGATACCGATAGAGTACGCACTGATATTAATCTTTTGTCATGGTACTTGAGACACCCCACAGTCAAGAAAGAGAAAATGATCAAAGAACAAGTGGAGAGTGTCGATACAG ACCCCGAATTGGATCCTCATCGCCCAAGTAGAAAATTCTCTGCTCCCAGACCATTAGAAGATCCCATTGATGATGAAACTAAGGAAAAACAACGTTTACGCCAGGAACGTCTCATGACAGTTAATGAAGAGGAACTTGACCTTGTAGAATTGGAGAAGAAGAAGGCACAACGTGCTGACGAAGCTAAACGTCGTGAGCAGAA agcTTTGGAAGAGGAAGTTAAACGTAAAGCCGAAGAAGCTGCTGAACGCAAAGCTAAAGAAGAGGCTGCCAGAAAAGCAGAAGAAGCTGCACGTATAGAGGAAGAAGAACGTAAACGCAAAGAAGAAGAGGAAGAAATGAAACGTTTGGCTGAAATCGAAAAACAAGCTGAGGAAGCTCTCAAAGCAGCACAAGAAGCTGAAAAGAA aGCCcttgaagaagaagaaaaacgtAAGGCTGCCGAAGAGGAGAAAAAACGTCTAGAAGAGGAGGCTAAATTAGCCGAAGAGGCTAGACTAGCTGAAGAAGCTAGATTAGCAGAAGAGGCTAGATTAGCCGAAGAAGCTAGACTTGCTGAAGAGGTCAAAAAAGCTGAGGAGGCTAAACAAGCAGAAGAAGCTGCCCGTAAGGCTGAAGAAGTTGCTCGTCTCGCCGAAGAGCAACGTATTCGTGAAGAAGAAATCAACAGATTGGCTGAAATTGAAAAACTTGCCGAAGAAGAACGGGAAGGTGAATTGGCCCGTCAAGCAGCTGAATTAGCTGAAATTGCTAGACAAGAAGCTGAAATTGCTGCTCAAGAACtacaaaatattcaacaaacTGAACAAGCAGAAGCAACTGCCGAAGAACCAATTGTAGAAGAACCAATTGTAGAAGAACCTGCCACTCCAGAAGTTCAACATGAGCCAACCATTGACTTGAATATAAGTGGTGGTGACGCTGATGTTGTCGATGCCACTACCGAAGAGGAAACGGAAGAGGAATAA